ATGCAGGCACCAACCTGGGCATAACCACCGATTTCGACGGCGATATGCGTCCGATGGCCCCCACAAGCCTGTACGACATAGGTGCCGATGAATACACACCATCGGTAAACGATGCCGGTGTGCAGGTGCTGGCCAGTCCGGCGCAACCTTTTGGCGCAGGTTTGCAAACCATAAGCACACGCATTTTCAACTTTGGTGCAGCCACACTTACCAGCGCTACCATCAACTGGCGTGTAAACAATGTCGCGCAAACGCCGTTTAGCTGGACCGGCAGCGTACCCAGCAACAGCCTTTCGGCTCCTGTAAACATTGGCACCTTTACTTTTGCCAGCGGCACCACCTACAACATGAAATTCTGGACATCGAATCCTAACGGCGTTACCGACCAGAATTTCCTGAACGATACGCTTACGCTGAGTGTATGCGTGGGTTTAAACGGAACCTACACCATTGGCGGCCCCGGTGCCGATTACCCCACCATTTCGGCGGCAGTTTCAGCCTTGGTTTGCGGAGGTGCTGCAGGCCCGGTAACCATGCGCCTAAACGCGGGTCAGGGACCGTTTAACGAGCAGGTGATTATTCCGTTTGTGGTTGGCGCTTCCCCCGCACGCCCGGTGCGCTTTACCGGTGGTGCTAACCGCGAGACGGTGACTTTCAACGGGAACCTTTCGTCTGAACGCGGCGTATTTGTACTCAACGGAGCACACAACATTACGCTCGACAGCTTAACCATTATCAACACCGGCACCACACAGGGTTACGGTGTAAAACTCACCAACAGCGCCGATAGTAACATTATCCGAAATTGTATCGTGCGCCTTGATACGGTGAGTACTTCCGCAAACTTTGCAGGTATTACCATTTCCGGTGCCACTGTAACTGCCAATGGAAACTTTGGCCGCGATAACCTGATTGAAAATAACTTCGTAAGCGGAGGTTATTACGGAATCACCGCCCGTGGTTTTTCCACCACCATATTCTCGCCGGGCAACCGGATTATCAACAACACCATTGAACGTTTCCACTATCATGGTGTATATTGTTTCTATCAGAATAAATTGGAAATAACCAGAAACGATATTCGTGCGCGGGTGGCACGTTCAACGGCCACCTACGGCATAAACATTGCCTATGCCGATTCGCTTACCGTGGAACGCAACAATGTGCGCCGCTTTGGTACGTATGGCATTTACATGACTTACGGAAATTACCAGAACAACACCGGCACATTCCGCGCAAGGGTTACCAATAACATGATTGGCGGCGATGTAAACGGCGGTACTCCTTACGGAATTTACATTACCACCAACTCGCGCAACTTAGACATCTGGCACAACTCGGTGAGCCTTAACAGCGGCAATGGCCGTGCCATTTACATTCTCAGCGGATCGGGAAACAATGTGCAAAACAACTCGTTTGCGAATTTCAATTCCACTTCGGGTTGGGCACTGTACATAAGCAGTGTGGCCAACGTAAACGGGGTGGACTACAACAACTATTTCATACCCAACTCCACAAACTTCATTTTCATTGGCGGTGCTTACACTACGGCCACTTACGTGGGCGGAGGCGGTTTCAACGTAAACTCGCGCCACGGCAATCCGTTTTACGTAAACAACCTTACCGACCTGCACAGCTTTGCCTCGCAGTTGTATGATGCGGGAACCAACCTCGGCATTAACGTGGACATTGACGGCGACGTGCGCCCGATGGCTCCCACAAACCTGTATGATATAGGTGCCGATGAGTTTGGTGTAATCAACAACAATGCCCTGCCGGTTTCGTTGTCGTCGCCCATTAACTTTGCCTGCGGCGACAGTGCGCAGGTGATTTCGGTGGTGGTAAGCAACCTCGGTGCCAATACCATTACGTCGCTGCCCGTTACGGCGCAAATCACAGGTTTTGTAAACACCACACTTACTACCACGTACACCACGCCCATTCTGTTCGGGCAAACTGCCACCATTAACATAGGCACCATAAACGCCTACGCAGGCGGCACACTTAACCTGACCATTTACACACAGCTTGCGGGCGATCAGGTATTGGGCAACGATACGCTGCGCACACAAATTACAATCACTCCTCTCGCAGTGCCCGCAGTGGGTGCCAACGACACGGTATGCAACGGCGATCAGGCAGTACTGACAGTAAACAGCGATGGCTTTGACCATTTCTGGTACACTTCGCCCACAGCTACCCTTCCGGTTGCGCAGGGTGATACACTGGTAACTCCGGCACTGGTAAGTTCGCAAACCTATTATGTAGCTGCACTTACCTCAGGCTCCGGCAACCTTACCACACAGTTTACCGGCGGCAACGGTTGCGAAGGTGCTATGTTTAACATTACTCCGGTGGTGGACATGGTGCTCGATTCGTTTGATGTGAATCTGGGCTCTACCACCATTCAGGGTGTACGCGTGTTCTGGCGACTTGGCGGCTATCAGGGTTTTGAAACCACCCCGACCGCCTGGACAGTGCTCGGACAAGACAGTGTGCAGGGCATGGGCGCAGGACAACCTTCGCGCGTGCATCTTGGCGGATTGTTTCTGCAGGCCGGTCAAACGTATGGTTTGTATTTCCACAATCCTTCATCAAACATCGACTACACTACCGGCTCGGCCAACTTCAGTAATACGGATGCTGCTATTTCAACAGGCGCGGGCTTGTGCGGTTTGTTTACTTCTGTAAATGCCGGACGTATTTTCAACGGACGCGTGTATTACACCAAAGGCTATTGCCCTGCATCCACACGCACACCCATTACGGTAACCGTGCTTCCGCGTCCGCAGGTAACACTTGGCCCCGACACCACGCAGTGTGGTCCGCGTGTGCTTAACGCAGGCAATCCGGGCAACACGTTTACATGGTCAACCGGCGATACCACGCAGCAAATCTCGGCCGGGCTTTCCGGTCAGTACTCCGTTGCGGTGAGTGATGGGTTTTGTGTGGGACGCGATACGGTGAACCTTACTATCAACCCCATTCCGCCCGTAGCTGCATTTGCGTATGTGGGCGTGCTTTGTCAGGGCCAGCGTGATACACTTGTGGCCACCGGCGCAGTAAACTATGTATGGAACACCGGCGGCACCAGCAACACCGAACCGATTTTCCCGGCTACCACCACTACTTACTCCGTTGTCGGAACTGATTTTGTGGGATGTTCAGACACAGCCTCAATTACAGTAGTGGTAAATCCGAACCCGACTGTAAGCTACACGGCTTCGCCGGACACAGTGTGTGCGGGAAGCAGCACCACACTGAGCGGCGCCGGCGCACAAACCTATGTATGGAGCAACAGCGTGGTTGACGGTGTACCGTTTACACCCTCCACATCGGGCAGCTACACGGTAATTGGCACTGATGCTAACGGATGTGTGGACACCACTGTAGCGTCTATTGTGGTGAATGCAATTCCCAACGTAAGCTACACCGCCAGCAGCACACAGCCCTGCGAAAATACACAGCTCACACTCAGCGGCACCGGCGCACAAAACTACAGCTGGACCGGTGGCGTGAATGACGGCGTTCCCTTTACCGCCACCACCACCACTACATACATCGTAACCGGAACAGATGCCGCCGGCTGTAGCGATACGGCTTCAGTTACCATTAACGTGTTGCCGGCTCCGGTAGTAGGCATCAACACAAGCGGCAACACGGTATGTGCGGGCAACGCAGTTACATTGAGCGGAACCGGCGCGCAAACTTACACGTGGACTGGCGGCATAACCAACGGCGTACCGTTTACGCCTGCCACTTCGGGCAGCTACACGGTAACGGGCACCGCAGCCAACAACTGCAGCGCCACCGCCACAGCAAACATTACCGTAAACGCATTGCCCAACGTAGCACTCAGTCTGCCGTTCAGCACCATCTGCTTTGATGATGCCAATGCTGTGCTTAACGGCGGCACACCCGCAGGCGGCAACTGGAGCGGCCCCGGCGTAACCGGCAGCAGCTTTGATCCGTCGGCCGCCGGCAACGGTACACACGGCATAATTTACGCTTACACAGATGCCAACGGCTGCAGCAATCAGGCCACGCAAAACGTGGTGGTTGATCCCTGCATCGGCATTCATGAAAATACCGTTACGCTGATGCAGGTATATCCCAACCCGAACAACGGTATATTCACCGTAGCTTTTGGCGGCAATGAAATGATGCAGCTGCAGGCGTTTGATGCCACCGGCAAACTTATGTTTGATGCACAGGTATTGCCCGGCACGGTTCAGCAAATGGAGTTTGCCTCGGCCGGCCTGTACACGCTGGTGGTAATTACTGCCGATGGCAGCCGGACCACGCAGCGCGTGATAGTGACGAAGTAATTACGAATATTTATTTGGTTGATCTCCGCAGGTAGTATTATCTGCGGAGATTTTTTTGTAGAAACAAGCAAAAAAACGAACAGAATCTGTTACTATTTTGCCTTAATCCTGTGCCGCACAGTGTCAAGTACTTCAATCGTTTTATCAAGCAGTTTCAATACAGCTGAAGTATCTATATACCTGGATAAATCGACGGGCTCTTCTGAAACCGGAACAGTATCGTTCGATGTAAGGCACCTGCCTTTATTCGAGCGTTTCACATGAATATCATACTCATCAAAAAGCCTGCGTTTGGACATTACCAGTACACAACTGTCGGTAATACAATTCTTATCGCTCAACACAATCTTTGCTATAGCAAATTTACTTGTTGGCTTGCTGATTACCTTCACTACGTTACCGACTTGAAACCCGTTTATCATTACTTTACTGTATGTGGTAAGTGAACCAGGTGCACATTTTATGTAGAAGGTTTTTGTTTCATCAGCACAATTGGAAAGACACAGGATGACAAAAAATACAATTGTAAAAATGACTGTTGTGCGGGATTGCATTGGCATGAGTATATTTTGGAGTAAAATAGAATCTTTATAGCAGTTTTCGAAGTTGTTTTTAAAAAAAATAATCATTCTGAAACCCTTCCGAATTGTCAGTAGTGTACTTGTTGTACCATTGTTGTACCAAATGAAAAAAGCCTTTCAGGATTTCTCCTGAAAGACTTGATTTTAGTAGAACTCATATCGAAATCATCCCAACAAACTGCTTATCTGCGAACAAACTGAAAATTCAATCAATTCCCTCGCAAATTTTCACTCCAAATTCTTAATCATGGCATACAGCATCCTTGAAAGTTCATCTGCATTTGCGCATAATTCCTCAAATTGATCTTCCGACAATTTTGAGTCGTCTTTGAGTAAGTCAAAGATTGCCACACATTCAAAAACAGACCCGCGGGCAGTTACAAAGTAGTTCCTCCGATCAGGCTTTGAAAATTTACCCGAACCTTCGGCAATGTTGAGTACAATACTGAATGAAGCCCGGCCGAGTTGATCTTTTATATAAGAACCCAGCTTATGCTGACCAATGATATTTTTGCATGACAGGTGAAAGGCTTTCGACTTCTTGTAAACTTCTAGATTTCTAAATTCAAACATCGTATTTAATGGTTAAAGGATTACAAACAAGGGATATTACTATCAGAAAGAGAAAGAGAAAGAGTAAGAGAAAGAGAAAAACGTTGTGTTTAATGGTTGAATGATTACAAACAAGGGATATTACTATCAGAAAGAGAAAGAGAGTGAGAGAACAGAAAAAAGAGAAACGTTGTGTTT
The window above is part of the Bacteroidota bacterium genome. Proteins encoded here:
- a CDS encoding right-handed parallel beta-helix repeat-containing protein, encoding MKKVTLILAGVLLYFAAEAQLNGTYTIDALLPASATNYQSVNAAVGDLATGTRTDGGPVNGPGVSGPVVLRIDAGSGPYNEQITIPAITGTSATNTIRLTGGSGREAITFTGTTTADRQVIKLNGARHIILDSLTIVNNDIGFGFGVHITNSADSNRVSNCVVSVFNASTSTNFAGIVIGGTSVTTNSDAGDDNVIENNTVEGGYYGITMRGQSTTIFNQRNRIVNNIIRDTYFYGVYCIYQNLPEISRNTISGRATQTSSSYGIFISNTDLFTCERNRIFNVGLYGIFITTGNNQGGTGTTRVKVVNNMVGGGWLSVNPYGIYVAGTSRLIDIWHNSVSLTSGNGRAIYVLGTSSGLDISNNSLAVFGSATGYALYVNTAAMATTIDYNNYWAPGSSNFVFIGAAYTTANYIGGGGFNNNSRSGDPIYINNFNNLHTTATQLFDAGTNLGITTDFDGDMRPMAPTSLYDIGADEYTPSVNDAGVQVLASPAQPFGAGLQTISTRIFNFGAATLTSATINWRVNNVAQTPFSWTGSVPSNSLSAPVNIGTFTFASGTTYNMKFWTSNPNGVTDQNFLNDTLTLSVCVGLNGTYTIGGPGADYPTISAAVSALVCGGAAGPVTMRLNAGQGPFNEQVIIPFVVGASPARPVRFTGGANRETVTFNGNLSSERGVFVLNGAHNITLDSLTIINTGTTQGYGVKLTNSADSNIIRNCIVRLDTVSTSANFAGITISGATVTANGNFGRDNLIENNFVSGGYYGITARGFSTTIFSPGNRIINNTIERFHYHGVYCFYQNKLEITRNDIRARVARSTATYGINIAYADSLTVERNNVRRFGTYGIYMTYGNYQNNTGTFRARVTNNMIGGDVNGGTPYGIYITTNSRNLDIWHNSVSLNSGNGRAIYILSGSGNNVQNNSFANFNSTSGWALYISSVANVNGVDYNNYFIPNSTNFIFIGGAYTTATYVGGGGFNVNSRHGNPFYVNNLTDLHSFASQLYDAGTNLGINVDIDGDVRPMAPTNLYDIGADEFGVINNNALPVSLSSPINFACGDSAQVISVVVSNLGANTITSLPVTAQITGFVNTTLTTTYTTPILFGQTATINIGTINAYAGGTLNLTIYTQLAGDQVLGNDTLRTQITITPLAVPAVGANDTVCNGDQAVLTVNSDGFDHFWYTSPTATLPVAQGDTLVTPALVSSQTYYVAALTSGSGNLTTQFTGGNGCEGAMFNITPVVDMVLDSFDVNLGSTTIQGVRVFWRLGGYQGFETTPTAWTVLGQDSVQGMGAGQPSRVHLGGLFLQAGQTYGLYFHNPSSNIDYTTGSANFSNTDAAISTGAGLCGLFTSVNAGRIFNGRVYYTKGYCPASTRTPITVTVLPRPQVTLGPDTTQCGPRVLNAGNPGNTFTWSTGDTTQQISAGLSGQYSVAVSDGFCVGRDTVNLTINPIPPVAAFAYVGVLCQGQRDTLVATGAVNYVWNTGGTSNTEPIFPATTTTYSVVGTDFVGCSDTASITVVVNPNPTVSYTASPDTVCAGSSTTLSGAGAQTYVWSNSVVDGVPFTPSTSGSYTVIGTDANGCVDTTVASIVVNAIPNVSYTASSTQPCENTQLTLSGTGAQNYSWTGGVNDGVPFTATTTTTYIVTGTDAAGCSDTASVTINVLPAPVVGINTSGNTVCAGNAVTLSGTGAQTYTWTGGITNGVPFTPATSGSYTVTGTAANNCSATATANITVNALPNVALSLPFSTICFDDANAVLNGGTPAGGNWSGPGVTGSSFDPSAAGNGTHGIIYAYTDANGCSNQATQNVVVDPCIGIHENTVTLMQVYPNPNNGIFTVAFGGNEMMQLQAFDATGKLMFDAQVLPGTVQQMEFASAGLYTLVVITADGSRTTQRVIVTK
- a CDS encoding four helix bundle protein, which translates into the protein MFEFRNLEVYKKSKAFHLSCKNIIGQHKLGSYIKDQLGRASFSIVLNIAEGSGKFSKPDRRNYFVTARGSVFECVAIFDLLKDDSKLSEDQFEELCANADELSRMLYAMIKNLE